Proteins from a single region of Polyangium spumosum:
- a CDS encoding metalloregulator ArsR/SmtB family transcription factor has translation MTSKLDRHAQQLSALGHPVRLQILRFVVQGGEGGTSAGEIQAHVDLPASTLSHHLKRLVEAGLFTTRLEGTFHYYAADYAALLALTGYLWEDCCNRGKGGKVVKSGCC, from the coding sequence GTGACCTCGAAGCTGGATCGTCACGCGCAGCAGCTCAGCGCGCTTGGCCATCCCGTTCGCCTTCAGATCCTGCGCTTCGTCGTGCAGGGGGGCGAAGGGGGGACGTCGGCGGGCGAGATCCAGGCGCATGTCGATCTGCCGGCGTCGACCTTGAGCCATCACCTGAAGCGGCTCGTCGAGGCGGGCCTGTTCACGACCCGCCTCGAAGGCACATTTCACTACTACGCCGCCGATTACGCGGCGCTCCTGGCCCTCACGGGTTACCTCTGGGAAGACTGCTGCAATCGTGGCAAAGGCGGCAAAGTCGTGAAGAGCGGCTGCTGCTGA
- a CDS encoding ArsI/CadI family heavy metal resistance metalloenzyme — protein MNVLKPHVSLNVTNIEQSVAFYEKAFGVAATKRRAGYAKFDLQVPSLNLTMQEAPRTGINVSHFGVQVASTEDVLEAKARFEAQGLKTLTEEETSCCYAVQDKVWVEDPDGNSWEVFVVKADADVMGTSTALNKDASACCTPVGLSEKSEVKSEVKPTASSCCGPKT, from the coding sequence ATGAACGTCCTCAAGCCCCACGTGTCCCTGAACGTCACCAACATCGAGCAATCCGTGGCCTTTTACGAGAAGGCGTTCGGCGTCGCGGCGACGAAGCGGCGGGCCGGATATGCGAAATTCGATCTGCAGGTCCCCTCGCTCAACCTGACGATGCAGGAGGCCCCTCGCACGGGGATCAACGTCAGCCATTTCGGCGTGCAGGTCGCGAGCACCGAGGATGTCCTCGAAGCCAAGGCCCGCTTCGAGGCCCAGGGGCTGAAGACCCTCACGGAGGAGGAGACGTCTTGCTGCTACGCCGTGCAGGACAAGGTGTGGGTCGAGGATCCGGACGGCAATTCGTGGGAGGTGTTCGTCGTGAAGGCGGACGCCGACGTGATGGGGACGTCCACGGCGCTGAACAAAGACGCGAGCGCGTGCTGCACGCCCGTCGGCCTCTCGGAGAAAAGCGAAGTGAAGAGCGAGGTCAAGCCGACGGCGTCGTCCTGCTGCGGCCCGAAGACCTGA
- a CDS encoding DUF4280 domain-containing protein has protein sequence MGQHVCMGAMMQCSFGVAPSSLTVLPANRTMTAPGPLANIMDGKPMLNVLPFGMCQSLANPTVAAATAAAMGVLTPMPCIPNTPAPWIVGAPTVLLANMPALNNSSKLMCMWGGVIQISFPGQVTVQVP, from the coding sequence ATGGGCCAGCACGTATGCATGGGGGCGATGATGCAATGCAGCTTCGGCGTGGCGCCGAGCTCGCTCACGGTGCTGCCCGCAAACCGGACGATGACCGCCCCGGGGCCACTCGCGAACATCATGGACGGCAAGCCGATGCTGAACGTGCTGCCGTTCGGGATGTGTCAGAGCCTGGCGAACCCGACGGTGGCCGCGGCGACGGCGGCGGCGATGGGGGTGCTCACGCCGATGCCGTGTATCCCGAACACGCCGGCGCCGTGGATCGTGGGTGCTCCGACGGTGTTACTGGCGAACATGCCCGCGCTGAACAACAGCTCGAAGCTGATGTGTATGTGGGGCGGGGTGATTCAGATCTCGTTCCCGGGGCAGGTCACCGTGCAGGTGCCTTGA
- a CDS encoding toxin-antitoxin system YwqK family antitoxin: MPTDHEERDENGKLLTRFQMEDGALHGEFVQYGETEKQIAHRASYQKGKLHGLSITYDPEGREVERSSFEDGLLHGETKLFDENGKLSQVVTFVKGEQHGPTRLYEDGRLRTLLLFEKGKQNGPFQSFDEQGGEVVRSFYKNGKLEGESLFLDGKGNTLRKAHYKADKLHGEVIEYFPDGEVRERATYDDGKKQGDTFSYDVNGKLKAKATYKDGEKRGEVEYDDKCLPKSKSEEKETSFFDKIVNKLAGG; the protein is encoded by the coding sequence ATGCCGACCGACCACGAAGAGCGCGACGAGAACGGCAAGCTGCTCACCCGGTTCCAGATGGAAGACGGCGCGCTGCACGGCGAGTTCGTCCAGTACGGGGAGACCGAAAAACAGATCGCGCACCGGGCGAGTTATCAGAAGGGAAAACTCCACGGTTTGTCGATCACGTACGACCCGGAGGGGCGCGAGGTCGAGCGCTCGTCGTTCGAGGACGGCCTCCTGCACGGCGAGACGAAGCTCTTCGACGAGAACGGCAAGCTCTCGCAGGTCGTCACGTTCGTGAAGGGCGAGCAACACGGGCCGACGCGGCTCTACGAGGACGGGCGCCTGCGGACGTTGTTGCTCTTCGAGAAGGGCAAGCAAAACGGACCGTTTCAATCGTTCGACGAGCAGGGGGGCGAGGTCGTACGTTCGTTCTACAAGAACGGCAAGCTCGAGGGGGAGTCGCTTTTCCTCGACGGCAAGGGCAATACGCTGCGGAAAGCGCACTACAAGGCGGACAAGCTGCACGGGGAGGTGATCGAATACTTCCCGGACGGCGAGGTGCGCGAGCGGGCCACCTACGACGACGGCAAGAAACAAGGCGACACCTTCAGCTACGACGTGAACGGCAAGCTCAAGGCGAAGGCGACGTACAAGGACGGCGAGAAGCGCGGCGAGGTCGAGTACGACGACAAGTGCCTCCCGAAGTCGAAGTCCGAGGAGAAGGAGACGTCCTTCTTCGACAAGATCGTGAACAAACTCGCGGGAGGCTGA
- a CDS encoding type VI secretion system Vgr family protein, whose amino-acid sequence MPYPQGTLGIGIATPFGPDAVLLVDLHGEERISGLFRFELELVSPEKALDFKAIVGKGVTLTVRGMAKEKPRFIHGICTRFVQAGRVGKQTRYRAELHPWLWLLGKTSDCRIFQEKSVPDILKELFQELGFSSGEHFKDSLKGSYTPRPYCVQYQETALDFVSRLMEDEGIHYYFAHEDGKHVMVLSDDSASAAACPNLDKARFVEQFSTSTDEDAVLECTLEEEIVAGKYAATDYNFEMPSTSLLAEVAGESGKLELFEYPGGHVEKSPGDARAKLRIEAEEARAVRLAGTSTCRAFTAGHAFKLDEHDRDDANTDWVLLSVSHRASQEGYTNTFEAFPKKTSYRAPRITPKPAIPGTQTAVVVGKSGEEQWTDEYGRIKVQFHWDRKGAKDDKSSCFVRVVQAWAGKSWGTWFLPRIGQEVVVSFIDGDPDRPLVTGSVYNAEQTVPYGLPDMQTKSTILSRSSKEGDAGNELRFDDKKDNEEFYAHAQKDMLFEVENDWTVKVLHDVAMNVKNERKVTIEEGDETLTVTKGNRTIKVDKGDELHAVKGKRTLEVTKDEAHTNKANLDYKVTKNYTIKVDGDLVIEAKSVTIKAKQAFTMKAGTDFKAESGTGMTLKAGTDFKAKGGTNMTLEGAIALKAKGGAQAAVEGGGMLTLKGGMVKIN is encoded by the coding sequence ATGCCTTATCCGCAGGGCACACTTGGCATCGGCATCGCGACGCCGTTCGGACCCGACGCCGTGCTCCTCGTCGATCTGCACGGGGAGGAGCGGATCTCGGGGCTGTTCCGCTTCGAGCTCGAGCTCGTCTCGCCGGAGAAGGCCCTCGACTTCAAGGCGATCGTCGGCAAGGGCGTGACCTTGACCGTGCGGGGCATGGCGAAGGAGAAGCCGCGCTTCATCCACGGGATCTGCACGCGGTTCGTCCAGGCGGGGCGGGTCGGCAAGCAGACGCGCTACCGGGCGGAGCTGCACCCGTGGTTATGGCTGCTCGGCAAGACCAGCGATTGCCGCATCTTCCAGGAGAAGAGCGTGCCCGACATCCTGAAGGAGCTCTTCCAGGAGCTCGGGTTCTCGTCGGGCGAGCACTTCAAGGATTCGCTGAAGGGCTCCTACACGCCGCGCCCGTACTGCGTGCAGTACCAGGAGACCGCGCTCGATTTCGTCTCGCGCCTCATGGAGGACGAGGGCATCCACTATTATTTCGCGCACGAGGACGGCAAGCACGTCATGGTGCTCTCCGACGACAGCGCGTCGGCCGCGGCGTGCCCGAACCTCGACAAGGCGCGCTTCGTCGAGCAGTTCTCCACGTCGACGGACGAGGACGCCGTCCTCGAGTGCACGCTCGAGGAGGAGATCGTCGCGGGCAAATACGCGGCGACGGATTACAACTTCGAGATGCCGAGCACGTCGCTCCTCGCGGAGGTCGCGGGCGAATCGGGCAAGCTCGAGCTCTTCGAATACCCGGGCGGTCACGTCGAGAAGAGCCCGGGGGACGCGCGGGCGAAGCTGCGCATCGAGGCCGAGGAGGCGCGGGCCGTGCGTCTGGCGGGCACGTCCACGTGCCGCGCGTTCACGGCGGGGCACGCGTTCAAGCTCGACGAGCATGATCGGGACGACGCGAACACCGACTGGGTGCTGCTCTCGGTCTCGCACCGGGCGAGCCAGGAGGGGTACACGAATACCTTCGAGGCGTTCCCGAAGAAGACCTCGTACCGCGCGCCGCGTATCACGCCGAAGCCGGCGATCCCGGGCACGCAGACGGCCGTCGTCGTGGGCAAGAGCGGCGAGGAGCAGTGGACGGACGAATACGGGCGCATCAAGGTCCAGTTCCACTGGGATCGCAAGGGCGCGAAGGACGACAAGAGCTCGTGCTTCGTGCGCGTGGTGCAGGCCTGGGCGGGCAAGAGCTGGGGCACGTGGTTCTTGCCGCGGATCGGGCAGGAGGTCGTCGTGAGCTTCATCGACGGCGACCCGGATCGGCCGCTCGTGACGGGCTCGGTGTACAACGCCGAGCAGACGGTGCCCTACGGTTTGCCGGACATGCAGACGAAGAGCACGATCCTGAGCCGCTCCTCGAAGGAGGGCGACGCGGGCAACGAGCTGCGCTTCGACGACAAGAAGGATAACGAGGAGTTCTACGCGCACGCCCAGAAGGACATGCTCTTCGAGGTGGAGAACGACTGGACCGTGAAGGTCCTCCACGATGTCGCGATGAACGTCAAGAACGAGCGGAAGGTGACGATCGAGGAGGGCGACGAGACGCTCACCGTCACGAAGGGCAACCGCACGATCAAGGTGGACAAGGGCGACGAGCTCCACGCCGTGAAGGGCAAACGCACGCTCGAGGTCACGAAGGACGAGGCGCACACGAACAAGGCGAACCTCGATTACAAGGTGACGAAGAACTACACGATCAAGGTCGACGGCGACCTCGTGATCGAGGCGAAGAGCGTGACGATCAAGGCCAAGCAGGCCTTCACGATGAAGGCGGGCACGGACTTCAAGGCCGAGAGCGGGACGGGGATGACGCTCAAGGCCGGCACCGATTTCAAGGCCAAGGGCGGGACGAACATGACGCTCGAGGGCGCGATCGCGCTGAAGGCGAAGGGCGGCGCGCAGGCCGCCGTGGAGGGCGGCGGCATGCTGACCTTGAAGGGCGGCATGGTGAAGATCAACTGA